The Mucilaginibacter mallensis genome has a segment encoding these proteins:
- a CDS encoding HAD family hydrolase, translating to MAIFITNNTHQPLKNFTAIFDMDGTLIDNTPYHFKSWQALFKKHDLGTLTLETYRTEISGVPIIETLRRLFGDKYDEAGLHQLLEEKESYYREIYAPFLAPINGLENFLTALKDAGIKMAIASSATMEDIEFILNKIPIRDDFEAIIDGSRVSKGKPNPQIFLKAAEELKARPEDCVVFEDSLAGIKAANAAGMKVVGITTGHTADQLQPSGLVINDYTELTVQKLAALFI from the coding sequence ATGGCAATCTTCATAACAAACAACACACATCAACCTTTGAAAAACTTTACCGCAATTTTTGATATGGATGGTACCTTAATTGATAATACCCCATATCATTTTAAATCATGGCAGGCCCTTTTTAAAAAGCATGATCTGGGCACATTAACATTGGAAACTTACAGAACAGAAATTAGCGGCGTACCGATAATTGAAACGCTGAGAAGATTATTCGGCGATAAATATGATGAAGCCGGGTTGCACCAACTGCTGGAAGAAAAGGAAAGCTATTACCGTGAAATTTATGCACCGTTTTTAGCACCGATAAACGGATTGGAGAACTTTTTGACAGCCTTAAAGGATGCAGGCATAAAAATGGCCATAGCCTCATCGGCAACGATGGAGGATATTGAATTCATCCTGAATAAAATACCTATCAGGGATGATTTTGAAGCGATAATTGATGGGAGCAGGGTGAGCAAGGGTAAACCCAATCCGCAGATATTTTTAAAGGCAGCAGAAGAACTGAAAGCCCGGCCCGAAGATTGCGTGGTTTTTGAGGATTCGCTGGCAGGTATTAAGGCTGCTAACGCGGCTGGCATGAAAGTGGTAGGCATTACCACGGGCCATACCGCAGATCAGTTACAGCCATCGGGCCTGGTAATTAATGATTACACGGAGCTTACAGTGCAAAAACTGGCTGCATTATTTATTTAG
- a CDS encoding TetR family transcriptional regulator C-terminal domain-containing protein, giving the protein MASIEGIRKAYMDFVLTEGAQPKSVYIFAKKNKMTEAEFYQHFGSFEALEQSIWEGFALNTLIEIRGQQVWPEYSSREKGLSFFYAFFEQLKSSRSFAVYSIQQQPKSFTTPRVFEKLKGVFEGFAQEIIKEGIETGELSDRRFFSKKYKDALWVQFGFVLHFWINDNSTGFEKTDEAIEKGVNVTFDLFQRSPIDNLFEYGRFLVKNGGMQEKMGFGQF; this is encoded by the coding sequence AAGTATTGAAGGCATAAGAAAGGCTTACATGGATTTTGTACTGACAGAAGGCGCACAGCCTAAATCGGTATACATATTCGCCAAGAAAAATAAAATGACCGAAGCTGAGTTTTACCAGCATTTCGGTTCGTTTGAAGCATTGGAGCAAAGTATATGGGAGGGCTTTGCGCTGAATACGCTTATTGAGATAAGAGGGCAGCAAGTTTGGCCTGAATATTCTTCGCGTGAGAAAGGATTGTCGTTTTTTTATGCTTTTTTTGAACAGTTGAAAAGCAGTCGCAGCTTTGCGGTTTACAGCATACAACAGCAGCCTAAAAGTTTTACAACGCCACGGGTGTTTGAAAAACTTAAGGGGGTTTTTGAAGGCTTTGCCCAGGAGATCATAAAAGAAGGTATTGAAACCGGTGAACTATCCGACCGCAGGTTCTTCTCCAAAAAATACAAGGATGCCTTATGGGTACAGTTTGGCTTTGTGCTACACTTCTGGATCAATGATAACTCAACCGGGTTTGAGAAAACCGATGAGGCTATTGAAAAAGGCGTTAATGTAACTTTCGACCTGTTTCAGCGTTCGCCTATTGATAATCTTTTTGAGTACGGCAGGTTTTTGGTTAAGAACGGCGGTATGCAGGAAAAGATGGGTTTCGGGCAGTTTTAA